GGAGACAGTGCCCAGAGATATGAGTCCACACAGCTTTATAGAAACTTTCTAAATTCCTCAATACTAAACCCAGCATCTCGAATAATTCCAGCCATTGTGAAGGCATTTACCGGATTATGTCTGGGAATGGTCAAGATGCGATTGCCATTGGACATCACGATATGTTTCCCCTGCCGAATCACCTCAAAATCAGCTTTTTCCAAGATTTTGACTGCCTTTAAGTGGTTGATACCCACTGATGATTTAAGACCTCGATGTGGGGGGGATTTACAAGACTTGATCC
The sequence above is a segment of the Acaryochloris thomasi RCC1774 genome. Coding sequences within it:
- a CDS encoding type II toxin-antitoxin system HicA family toxin, with translation MGINHLKAVKILEKADFEVIRQGKHIVMSNGNRILTIPRHNPVNAFTMAGIIRDAGFSIEEFRKFL